The proteins below are encoded in one region of Streptomyces ficellus:
- a CDS encoding acyl-CoA dehydrogenase family protein — protein sequence MARLAQTHGLTDVQQEILSTVRDFVDKEIIPVATGLEHRDEYPQDIVEGLKELGVFGLMIPEEYGGLGESLLTYALCVEEIARGWMSVSGIINTHFIVAYMLKQHGTQEQKDTFLPRMAAGEVRGAFSMSEPALGSDVSAITSKAVRDGDEYVLNGQKMWLTNGGTSTLVAVLVRSDEGHPEGTAPHKSMTTFLVEKEPGFGEVRPGLTIPGKIDKMGYKGVDTTELIMDGLRIPANRVLGGTTGRGFYQMMDGVEVGRVNVAARGCGVAQRAFELGVSYAQQRQTFGKPIAQHQAIQFKLAEMATKVEAAHAMMVNAARKKDSGERNDLEAGMAKYLASEYCKEVVEDAFRIHGGYGFSKEYEIERLYREAPMLLIGEGTAEIQKMIIGRRLLEEYRFQG from the coding sequence ATGGCCCGACTCGCGCAGACCCACGGTCTGACCGACGTCCAGCAGGAGATCCTGTCCACGGTCCGGGACTTCGTCGACAAGGAGATCATCCCGGTCGCGACCGGGCTGGAGCACCGCGACGAGTACCCGCAGGACATCGTCGAGGGACTCAAGGAGCTGGGTGTCTTCGGGCTGATGATCCCGGAGGAGTACGGGGGTCTGGGCGAGTCCCTCCTCACGTACGCGCTGTGCGTGGAGGAGATCGCGCGCGGCTGGATGTCCGTGTCGGGCATCATCAACACCCACTTCATCGTCGCGTACATGCTCAAGCAGCACGGTACGCAGGAGCAGAAGGACACCTTCCTGCCGCGGATGGCGGCCGGCGAGGTGCGGGGCGCGTTCTCGATGTCGGAGCCGGCGCTCGGCTCCGACGTGTCGGCCATCACGTCCAAGGCGGTGCGGGACGGCGACGAGTACGTCCTGAACGGCCAGAAGATGTGGCTCACCAACGGCGGCACGTCAACGCTCGTCGCGGTTCTCGTCCGAAGTGACGAAGGACACCCCGAGGGAACAGCGCCCCACAAGTCGATGACGACCTTCCTCGTGGAGAAGGAGCCCGGCTTCGGAGAGGTCCGGCCCGGCCTCACCATCCCCGGGAAGATCGACAAGATGGGTTACAAGGGGGTCGACACCACCGAACTCATCATGGACGGACTGCGCATTCCGGCCAATCGGGTGCTCGGCGGGACCACCGGCCGAGGGTTTTACCAAATGATGGACGGTGTCGAGGTCGGCCGTGTGAATGTCGCGGCACGTGGTTGCGGTGTGGCGCAGCGTGCGTTTGAGCTGGGTGTCTCGTATGCCCAGCAACGTCAGACTTTCGGCAAGCCGATCGCCCAGCACCAGGCGATCCAGTTCAAGCTGGCCGAAATGGCTACCAAGGTCGAGGCCGCTCATGCGATGATGGTCAACGCAGCACGCAAAAAGGACTCCGGGGAGCGAAACGACCTGGAAGCAGGGATGGCGAAGTACCTCGCCTCCGAATACTGCAAGGAAGTCGTCGAGGACGCGTTCCGCATCCACGGTGGCTACGGGTTCTCGAAGGAATACGAGATCGAGCGTCTCTACCGTGAGGCACCCATGCTGCTCATCGGCGAAGGTACCGCCGAGATCCAGAAAATGATCATTGGGCGTCGGTTGCTGGAGGAGTACCGATTCCAGGGGTGA
- the pssA gene encoding CDP-diacylglycerol--serine O-phosphatidyltransferase: MIDPDTRADWVADAEADIAEEAEEMPLSLRLSIADTLTLGNATCGFMAVYFTTTGILIPHLTGSQETGMARHSAATAVILMLLAAIFDLCDGLVARKLRSSPMGAELDNLSDLISFGLAPAYFVLVWGMVTHDAHQKVSAVAAIVVLLAVVLRLARFSCVTMKDGMFQGMPSPFGALTVVSIVLLELPFIPTLLAIIGTAWLMVSRVEYPKPRGILAVAMLSWIVGAMGLLAAWAFDAPGGQLLLQTGCALQVVLGAVIPLFATARRVNTFRGNRRESREARAAQLP; this comes from the coding sequence GTGATTGATCCCGACACACGGGCCGACTGGGTCGCCGACGCCGAGGCGGACATCGCCGAGGAAGCCGAGGAGATGCCGCTGTCGCTGCGCCTGTCGATAGCGGACACGCTCACGCTGGGCAACGCCACGTGCGGCTTCATGGCGGTGTACTTCACCACCACCGGCATCCTGATCCCGCACCTCACGGGCAGCCAGGAGACCGGCATGGCGCGGCACAGCGCCGCCACCGCCGTGATCCTGATGCTCCTCGCGGCGATCTTCGACCTCTGCGACGGGCTCGTGGCGCGCAAGCTGCGCAGCTCGCCGATGGGCGCGGAGCTGGACAACCTGTCGGACCTGATCAGCTTCGGGCTGGCACCGGCGTACTTCGTCCTCGTGTGGGGGATGGTCACGCACGACGCCCACCAGAAGGTGTCGGCGGTGGCCGCGATCGTGGTGCTGCTGGCGGTCGTGCTGCGGCTCGCCAGATTCAGCTGCGTGACCATGAAGGACGGCATGTTCCAGGGCATGCCGAGCCCCTTCGGGGCGCTGACGGTCGTCTCGATCGTGCTGCTCGAGCTGCCGTTCATCCCGACGCTGCTGGCGATCATCGGGACGGCGTGGCTGATGGTGAGCCGCGTCGAGTACCCCAAGCCGCGGGGCATCCTCGCGGTGGCGATGCTCAGCTGGATCGTCGGGGCGATGGGCCTCCTGGCGGCCTGGGCGTTCGACGCCCCGGGCGGTCAGCTGCTGCTCCAGACCGGCTGCGCGCTCCAGGTGGTCCTGGGCGCCGTGATCCCGCTCTTCGCGACGGCCCGGCGCGTGAACACCTTCCGCGGCAACCGGCGCGAGAGCCGGGAGGCACGGGCGGCGCAGCTGCCGTAG
- a CDS encoding MaoC family dehydratase translates to MQFGRTYEEFEVGAVYKHWPGKTVTEYDDHLFCLLTMNHHPLHMDTNYAEKTTDFGKNVVVGNYIYSLLLGMSVPDVSGKAIANLEIESLRHVAPTFHGDTIYGETTVLDKTPSRSKSDRGIVYVETKGYKQDGTLVCVFRRKVMVPTETYIKERGGEQPGRPELNAPSEKTEK, encoded by the coding sequence ATGCAGTTCGGCCGCACCTACGAAGAGTTCGAAGTCGGCGCCGTGTACAAGCACTGGCCCGGGAAGACGGTCACCGAGTACGACGACCACCTCTTCTGCCTGCTCACGATGAACCACCACCCCCTCCACATGGACACCAACTATGCGGAGAAGACGACGGACTTCGGGAAGAACGTCGTCGTCGGCAACTACATCTACTCGCTCCTGCTGGGCATGTCGGTGCCGGACGTCTCCGGCAAGGCGATCGCCAACCTGGAGATCGAGTCGCTGCGGCACGTGGCGCCGACCTTCCACGGCGACACCATCTACGGCGAGACGACGGTGCTGGACAAGACCCCGTCGAGGTCCAAGAGCGACCGCGGGATCGTGTACGTCGAGACCAAGGGCTACAAGCAGGACGGCACGCTGGTCTGCGTGTTCCGCCGCAAGGTGATGGTGCCCACCGAGACGTACATCAAGGAGCGCGGCGGCGAGCAGCCCGGCCGCCCGGAGCTGAACGCCCCTTCGGAAAAGACGGAGAAGTAG
- a CDS encoding phosphatidylserine decarboxylase, with amino-acid sequence MPHSQTSAPRDSRFGVRIARGASPWLLPTVATAALSLARSRRSKRAAAIAVPTTALAAGMLWFFRDPEREIAQGRVISPADGVVQSIMPWKDGRTRVAIFMSPLNVHVNRAPLAGTVTSVEHVPGGFVPAFNKESENNERVVWHFDTELGDIEMVQIAGAVARRIVPYLPQGTKVEQGERIGLIRFGSRVDIYLPEGVDVAVEVGQTTTAGVTRIDRD; translated from the coding sequence ATGCCCCACAGCCAAACCTCTGCACCTCGCGACAGCCGTTTCGGCGTACGCATCGCTCGCGGAGCATCGCCGTGGCTTCTGCCGACCGTCGCCACCGCTGCCCTCAGTCTTGCCCGTTCTCGCCGCTCCAAGCGCGCCGCGGCCATCGCCGTGCCCACCACCGCTCTCGCGGCGGGCATGCTGTGGTTCTTCCGCGACCCCGAGCGCGAGATCGCGCAGGGCCGGGTCATCTCGCCCGCCGACGGGGTGGTGCAGAGCATCATGCCGTGGAAGGACGGGCGGACCCGGGTCGCCATCTTCATGAGCCCGCTGAACGTCCACGTCAACCGCGCGCCGCTGGCGGGCACGGTGACGTCCGTGGAGCACGTCCCGGGCGGGTTCGTGCCGGCGTTCAACAAGGAGAGCGAGAACAACGAGCGCGTTGTCTGGCACTTCGACACCGAGCTCGGCGACATCGAGATGGTGCAGATCGCGGGTGCGGTCGCCCGCCGCATCGTGCCCTACCTCCCGCAGGGGACGAAGGTCGAGCAGGGCGAGCGCATCGGTCTGATCCGCTTCGGATCGCGCGTTGACATCTACCTTCCGGAAGGTGTCGACGTCGCTGTCGAGGTCGGTCAGACCACGACTGCGGGGGTGACTCGAATTGACCGTGATTGA